In Oscillospiraceae bacterium, the following proteins share a genomic window:
- a CDS encoding carbohydrate-binding protein has protein sequence MKQNLFGKRGFSFMKKLLLLLLAICMLLPAIPVAAATPAFNGAYSGVSSTYKNGYVGEFAPKNALAKSGSGGTASVPGVDYKASSSAPWDANGGFVMVYGDWANLEINVPYTGVYVMQLRTTWVRGGGTTTFRVTTDAGYYTEHTIGTNGWSSTYSQDQLIYLTKGKNTIKVELLGDRDVYNALLALLDLGRLDKSGATKSLDFLPLVKQVKQYPQNITTKSIDKPGTANTVWGNVVDYSDAQVSRDNYLWLEPNGWAKFNVTVPQTGFYYVQAKTMSGQTVLRTFAGDYKADLPVDTTEQFYRFDSNGEYLFVFLEAGATSIYLQNVGKAGCEVLSYEIKASSVPYDEGIVPTLEDCAVPTETEATVISNLNLNADTASATVDFLKLENCVDTLWLILADFDSSNHISALNLTTIDTTSQAVGVKRSYPVSLPGSYTNLKTFIVDTNLTPYTGVALEAENPELSVYSDIYVSPTGNDNHDGSKNAPVKTLARANELVAELTSDMTDDIVVHFAGGNYPVTSMMTIDETVSGQNGYKVIYKGDDTSNPPVFNAGTKVEGWTKQTDSPIWVADASDITATRTLYVNDNPATLARSRYLYQPTALYNKTGSSYASDGFKITNTNFPEIKTNPGDVMVCWPILWTLSRTPVNNITKGRVTTVFDMQQPQWATHTTQGYEHLKIGTGRQFYIENALELLDEPGEFYFDKTAKKMYYYPYKEEDMTTAEVYAGTTEKMLYLGGDSTSNKASNIELNNLTFKYSAYNEMSENGAKFNQADNEWYCYSTSSVGYADRLFPGQITVNYADSITIKNCDFACLGSNGVSMDNAVTNSSVVGNIFRDISGTALVLGHFLHGNTLTSGQGRVTNVEVANNVIRRVANEYTGCPAISIYYAKAINAHHNDIKDVPYTGISVGWGWGADVSDCRDISITHNRIENVTHKTEDGAHIYTLSRMENTHISNNYLIDAGDYRGGIYLDEGTEAITMANNVVTGSDAMIYARSGVNISGCVATNNYTDTTNDSCDDSVCTETGTVRVTDGNWPAAAVAIMNEAGVQDAYKYLLNEAEHPTWRILAYERSPEAAFESDEIVDVNRWIIAKEYDRFNEISHSKPSVYPGGEVGDTRPGEWLEFDFYVPTTGTYTLSLRASDGNTSGAACTAKLDLDGTTIQSAFSIPRTGWSLVDYTVGSYKLNAGTHTFRITVQGLDWMIGGFKFDNGTALPDSSDYDEGTIITQDTMMKNFGK, from the coding sequence ATGAAACAGAATTTATTTGGAAAGAGAGGATTTTCTTTTATGAAAAAACTTTTGTTACTTCTGCTGGCGATTTGCATGCTGTTGCCTGCAATCCCCGTAGCAGCGGCAACGCCTGCTTTCAACGGAGCGTACAGTGGTGTTTCATCCACCTATAAGAATGGTTATGTGGGTGAATTTGCACCGAAAAATGCGCTGGCAAAAAGTGGCTCCGGCGGAACGGCATCAGTACCCGGGGTGGACTATAAGGCGTCCTCCAGTGCCCCTTGGGATGCTAATGGCGGCTTTGTTATGGTATATGGAGACTGGGCAAATCTGGAAATTAATGTTCCTTATACCGGTGTTTATGTGATGCAGCTTCGTACCACTTGGGTACGCGGCGGTGGCACCACTACGTTCCGAGTGACCACCGATGCAGGCTATTATACCGAGCACACCATCGGTACCAATGGCTGGAGCAGTACCTATTCACAGGACCAGCTGATTTATTTAACTAAAGGAAAAAACACAATTAAAGTGGAACTCTTAGGGGATAGAGATGTTTATAACGCGTTGCTTGCTTTGTTGGATTTAGGGCGTCTGGATAAAAGCGGCGCTACCAAATCTTTAGATTTCTTACCATTGGTAAAACAGGTGAAACAGTATCCCCAGAACATCACTACCAAATCCATTGATAAGCCCGGAACAGCGAATACTGTTTGGGGCAATGTAGTTGATTATAGCGATGCTCAGGTTTCTCGTGACAATTATCTCTGGTTAGAACCAAACGGATGGGCAAAATTTAATGTGACGGTACCTCAGACCGGGTTTTACTACGTGCAGGCAAAAACCATGAGCGGGCAAACTGTACTTCGTACTTTTGCAGGTGACTATAAAGCTGATTTGCCTGTTGATACTACCGAGCAGTTTTATCGGTTTGATTCCAACGGAGAGTATCTGTTTGTATTTTTAGAAGCGGGCGCTACCTCCATTTACTTACAGAATGTGGGAAAAGCCGGTTGTGAAGTTTTAAGCTATGAAATCAAAGCTTCTTCTGTTCCCTATGATGAAGGCATTGTTCCAACCCTGGAGGATTGTGCCGTACCTACTGAAACAGAAGCAACTGTAATCAGTAACTTAAACTTAAATGCAGATACTGCATCTGCAACTGTGGACTTTTTGAAACTGGAAAATTGCGTGGATACGCTTTGGTTGATTTTAGCAGATTTTGATTCTTCCAATCATATATCAGCTTTGAATCTGACGACCATTGATACCACTTCACAGGCAGTTGGTGTGAAACGGAGCTATCCCGTTTCTCTGCCGGGCTCCTATACCAACCTAAAAACCTTTATTGTAGATACCAATTTAACTCCTTATACCGGTGTTGCGTTAGAAGCAGAAAATCCGGAACTTTCCGTATATTCCGACATTTATGTTTCTCCCACCGGAAATGATAATCATGACGGTAGCAAAAACGCTCCCGTAAAAACTCTTGCAAGAGCCAATGAATTGGTTGCAGAACTGACTTCTGATATGACCGACGACATTGTGGTCCATTTTGCAGGTGGAAATTATCCCGTTACCTCTATGATGACCATTGACGAAACAGTAAGCGGTCAGAATGGTTACAAAGTTATTTATAAAGGTGACGATACCAGTAATCCGCCGGTATTTAATGCAGGTACCAAGGTGGAAGGTTGGACCAAGCAGACTGATTCTCCCATCTGGGTGGCAGATGCATCTGACATTACCGCTACCAGAACGCTGTATGTAAACGACAATCCTGCAACCTTAGCAAGAAGCCGTTATTTATATCAGCCGACTGCATTGTATAATAAAACAGGTAGCTCTTACGCATCTGACGGCTTTAAAATTACCAATACCAATTTCCCGGAAATTAAAACAAATCCAGGAGATGTTATGGTATGTTGGCCCATTCTCTGGACCTTATCCAGAACTCCTGTCAATAATATCACAAAGGGCAGAGTGACCACTGTATTTGATATGCAGCAGCCTCAGTGGGCAACCCATACCACTCAGGGGTACGAGCACTTGAAGATTGGTACCGGCAGACAGTTCTACATTGAAAATGCACTGGAGCTGTTGGATGAACCCGGCGAATTCTATTTCGATAAAACTGCGAAAAAAATGTACTATTATCCTTATAAAGAAGAGGATATGACCACTGCAGAGGTATATGCAGGCACCACTGAAAAAATGCTCTATTTAGGCGGCGATTCCACCTCCAATAAGGCATCCAATATTGAACTCAACAACTTAACCTTCAAATACAGCGCTTATAACGAAATGTCCGAAAACGGAGCAAAATTCAATCAGGCAGACAACGAGTGGTATTGCTACAGCACATCTTCCGTTGGCTACGCAGATCGCTTATTCCCGGGTCAGATTACGGTAAATTATGCAGATTCTATCACTATTAAAAACTGTGATTTTGCTTGTCTTGGTTCCAACGGTGTCAGCATGGATAACGCTGTGACCAATTCTTCTGTAGTAGGTAATATTTTCCGTGATATTTCCGGTACTGCGTTGGTATTAGGTCACTTCCTGCATGGCAACACTTTAACGAGCGGTCAGGGTCGTGTTACCAATGTGGAAGTAGCAAACAATGTAATTCGCCGTGTTGCCAATGAATACACGGGATGCCCGGCAATCTCCATTTATTACGCAAAAGCAATCAATGCCCATCATAATGATATCAAAGATGTGCCTTATACCGGTATCTCTGTTGGTTGGGGATGGGGTGCTGATGTGTCAGATTGCAGAGATATTTCCATTACGCACAACCGTATCGAAAATGTTACCCATAAGACCGAAGACGGTGCACATATCTACACCTTAAGCCGTATGGAAAATACGCATATTTCCAATAACTACTTAATAGATGCAGGGGATTACCGTGGCGGTATTTATTTAGATGAAGGTACCGAAGCAATTACCATGGCAAATAACGTTGTAACCGGCTCTGATGCGATGATTTATGCAAGAAGCGGCGTTAATATCAGCGGATGTGTGGCAACCAATAACTATACTGATACCACAAACGATTCCTGCGATGATTCTGTTTGTACCGAAACCGGTACTGTCAGAGTGACCGACGGCAATTGGCCTGCTGCTGCAGTAGCTATTATGAATGAAGCAGGGGTGCAGGATGCCTATAAATATCTGCTGAACGAAGCGGAACATCCTACCTGGAGAATTTTAGCATATGAACGTTCTCCCGAAGCTGCATTCGAAAGCGATGAAATTGTGGATGTAAACCGTTGGATTATTGCAAAAGAATATGACAGATTCAATGAAATCAGTCATTCCAAACCGTCCGTATATCCCGGTGGGGAAGTGGGTGACACTCGTCCCGGTGAATGGCTGGAATTTGATTTCTATGTTCCCACTACAGGTACTTACACCTTGTCGTTACGTGCCAGCGATGGTAACACCTCCGGTGCTGCTTGTACCGCAAAATTGGATCTGGATGGAACCACCATTCAATCCGCATTCTCCATCCCCCGTACCGGTTGGTCGCTGGTGGACTATACTGTAGGTAGTTACAAACTTAATGCAGGCACTCACACCTTCCGTATCACCGTTCAGGGATTGGATTGGATGATTGGTGGATTCAAGTTTGATAACGGAACAGCTCTTCCCGATTCTTCCGATTACGATGAAGGCACCATTATCACCCAGGATACCATGATGAAGAACTTTGGGAAATAG
- a CDS encoding MarR family transcriptional regulator, with translation MNAKTFFYEFGREFYKIDAYYAQFAKKSGVPPRLLWVLYALNDGETHTQKEICDTWILPRTTVNTVVKELKEQGYVILTPIRGKKREMNVVLTDAGKVYANEKLKRLYEIEDRVFQQLTETDRQVIEHLKTLVSGLERERKQ, from the coding sequence TTGAACGCAAAAACATTTTTCTACGAATTTGGACGAGAATTTTATAAAATAGATGCTTATTATGCACAGTTTGCTAAAAAAAGCGGTGTTCCGCCGCGGCTTTTATGGGTTTTGTATGCGTTAAATGATGGGGAAACTCATACGCAAAAAGAAATTTGCGATACCTGGATTTTGCCAAGAACCACGGTGAATACGGTTGTGAAAGAGCTGAAAGAGCAGGGGTATGTGATACTTACGCCGATCAGAGGGAAAAAACGGGAAATGAACGTTGTTTTAACTGATGCTGGAAAAGTATATGCCAATGAAAAATTAAAACGACTTTATGAAATTGAAGACCGTGTTTTTCAGCAATTAACAGAAACCGACAGGCAAGTGATTGAGCACTTAAAAACGTTGGTTTCCGGCTTAGAACGAGAACGAAAACAATAA
- a CDS encoding helix-turn-helix domain-containing protein, with protein sequence MVLKYDLDKIKSFLTDFHNMTGLTVSFWDAEMNQLAFMPQKMPAFCELIKQVPTGKKACLTCDKRLIVECNRQLKPITAKCHAGLVDTAMPIMYQDKPLGFILFGQIKDGSLTEEESENLLRDLGKKLSLSEEKLNEAYQSTKKLLPQAIESTANILHYATLQLLISKTIDMGDHTLINQIDEYLKLNLENPLSVSQICEEFGVSKNRLYALWKKHFDGTVADYILSLRLEKAKHLLTDTDLRIHTICTMVGIPDYNYFSKLFKKHYGTSCRDYRKQFPLNLK encoded by the coding sequence ATGGTTTTAAAATACGACTTGGATAAAATCAAATCCTTTTTAACTGATTTTCACAATATGACAGGGCTAACCGTCAGCTTCTGGGATGCTGAGATGAATCAGCTTGCCTTTATGCCCCAAAAGATGCCTGCATTCTGTGAGCTTATTAAGCAAGTCCCCACAGGAAAAAAAGCCTGCCTGACCTGCGATAAACGACTCATTGTGGAATGTAACCGCCAGCTAAAACCCATCACGGCAAAATGCCACGCAGGTTTAGTTGACACCGCCATGCCCATTATGTATCAAGACAAGCCCTTGGGCTTCATCCTGTTTGGACAAATTAAGGACGGCTCCTTAACCGAAGAAGAATCCGAAAACCTGCTTCGTGACTTAGGCAAAAAACTTTCTCTTTCAGAAGAAAAGCTAAACGAAGCTTATCAATCCACGAAAAAACTTTTGCCTCAGGCGATTGAATCCACAGCCAACATTCTTCATTATGCCACATTACAGCTTTTAATCAGCAAAACCATTGATATGGGCGACCACACCCTTATCAATCAAATTGATGAATATCTGAAATTAAATTTAGAAAATCCACTTTCGGTTTCCCAAATCTGCGAGGAATTCGGTGTATCCAAAAACCGTCTGTATGCTCTGTGGAAAAAACATTTTGATGGGACGGTTGCCGACTACATCTTAAGCTTACGTCTGGAAAAAGCGAAGCATCTGCTAACCGATACCGACCTTCGAATACATACCATCTGCACCATGGTGGGTATCCCCGATTACAACTATTTTTCCAAACTGTTTAAAAAACACTACGGCACTTCCTGCAGAGATTATCGGAAACAGTTTCCGCTCAATTTAAAATAG
- a CDS encoding sugar phosphate isomerase/epimerase produces the protein MNKLGIFMNFWEKNWDADHAKYIRKAKEIGFDVLEFQAQPLLEMSDDKIRSLRALADEVGIELTYSLGLDPAYDVSSLDETVRKGGVEYLQNIIRKMKVGGGTLLSGVSYSGWGTPADFNDNKAAYWNQSIKSMKEILKVAEECGVTYCVEAVNRFETCLINTAAEALEYVANFDSPNIGILLDTYHMNIEENNIGDAIRSVGSKLTSFHTGENNRTAPGKGHLDWDEIFGALADINYKGRIISEPFVMQGGQVGKDIHVFRDLVENPCEATIDKEAAYLLNFEKEMLKKYNMA, from the coding sequence ATGAACAAATTAGGTATTTTTATGAATTTTTGGGAAAAGAACTGGGATGCAGATCATGCAAAGTACATCAGAAAAGCAAAAGAAATCGGCTTTGATGTATTAGAATTCCAGGCACAGCCCTTACTTGAAATGTCTGACGACAAAATCCGTTCTTTACGTGCATTGGCTGACGAAGTGGGTATCGAGCTGACCTACAGCTTAGGTTTAGACCCTGCTTACGACGTTTCTTCTTTGGATGAAACCGTAAGAAAAGGCGGTGTAGAATACTTACAGAATATTATCCGTAAAATGAAAGTTGGCGGCGGAACCTTATTGTCCGGCGTAAGCTATTCCGGTTGGGGAACTCCTGCTGATTTCAATGATAACAAAGCTGCATACTGGAATCAGAGTATCAAGAGCATGAAAGAAATCTTAAAAGTTGCAGAAGAATGCGGCGTTACATACTGTGTAGAAGCAGTTAACCGTTTTGAAACCTGCTTAATCAACACTGCAGCAGAAGCTTTGGAATATGTTGCAAACTTTGACAGCCCCAACATTGGTATTTTACTTGATACCTATCACATGAACATTGAAGAAAATAACATCGGTGATGCAATCCGTTCTGTTGGCAGCAAACTGACCAGCTTCCATACCGGTGAAAACAACCGTACTGCTCCCGGTAAAGGTCACTTAGACTGGGATGAAATCTTCGGTGCATTAGCTGATATCAACTACAAAGGCAGAATTATTTCTGAACCTTTCGTAATGCAGGGCGGACAGGTTGGTAAAGACATCCACGTATTCCGTGATTTAGTTGAAAATCCCTGTGAAGCTACCATCGATAAAGAAGCAGCGTACTTACTGAACTTCGAAAAAGAAATGCTCAAAAAATACAATATGGCGTAA
- a CDS encoding spore coat associated protein CotJA: MLEYMFDFMPRVGYAFVVPQMLNKTYSLCEALEAGTLFPELNIPMEEYVPKQCGGCKK; the protein is encoded by the coding sequence ATGTTAGAATATATGTTTGATTTTATGCCCCGTGTGGGGTATGCGTTTGTAGTTCCTCAGATGCTTAACAAAACCTATTCCCTTTGCGAAGCATTAGAAGCAGGAACCTTATTTCCCGAACTGAATATCCCTATGGAGGAATATGTACCCAAACAGTGCGGAGGATGTAAAAAATGA
- a CDS encoding spore coat protein CotJB, with product MRKNQLLRQIQEYDFAVNELTLYLDSHPTDKNAIEKHAAWAKDLELLKLAYTKEFGPLTACDGSKHGSWSWVNDPWPWDNTCEVK from the coding sequence ATGAGAAAAAATCAGTTATTAAGACAAATTCAGGAATATGATTTTGCCGTCAATGAATTGACACTGTATCTGGATTCCCACCCCACTGATAAAAACGCTATCGAAAAACACGCCGCCTGGGCAAAAGACCTGGAACTGCTAAAATTGGCATACACCAAAGAATTCGGCCCCTTAACCGCCTGTGACGGTTCAAAGCACGGAAGCTGGAGCTGGGTCAACGACCCATGGCCCTGGGATAATACTTGTGAGGTGAAATAA
- a CDS encoding manganese catalase family protein, whose amino-acid sequence MWEYQKKLQFPINIKNPNPKLASFIVSQYGGPDGELGASMRYLSQRYSMKDNTAKALLTDIGTEELAHLEMVATLIHQLTKNATTGEIENSPMAAYYIDHAKGVYPTAAAGNPWKAEYIAVKGDPIADLVEDLAAEQKARATYDNILRMCDDKDVERVIRYLREREVVHFQRFGEVLNRIQSGECEPKKFYMNDC is encoded by the coding sequence ATGTGGGAATATCAGAAAAAATTACAGTTTCCGATTAACATCAAAAACCCTAACCCGAAGCTTGCCAGCTTCATCGTCAGCCAGTACGGTGGTCCCGACGGTGAATTAGGGGCATCTATGCGATATTTATCTCAGCGTTACTCTATGAAGGATAACACAGCTAAGGCACTCTTAACCGATATTGGCACAGAAGAGCTTGCCCACTTGGAAATGGTGGCAACCTTAATTCATCAGTTAACCAAAAATGCCACCACAGGCGAGATTGAAAACAGCCCTATGGCAGCCTATTATATCGACCATGCCAAGGGGGTATACCCTACTGCTGCAGCAGGAAACCCCTGGAAAGCGGAATATATTGCCGTAAAAGGAGATCCCATCGCTGACTTGGTGGAAGACTTGGCAGCAGAGCAAAAAGCACGTGCCACCTACGACAACATTTTAAGAATGTGTGATGACAAAGACGTGGAACGGGTCATCCGTTATCTTCGTGAACGCGAAGTAGTTCACTTCCAGCGGTTTGGTGAGGTATTAAACCGGATTCAGTCGGGTGAATGTGAGCCGAAGAAATTTTATATGAATGACTGCTGA